The Mycolicibacterium parafortuitum nucleotide sequence CGCAAGGTGTGGATCTCCAAGGCGCTGGAATCCGAGAAGGTCCTGCTGCTGACCCGCACCGAGTCGCTCGAGTCCATCGAGGCGCGCGGCGGCAAGAAGACCGACGGCATGACGCTGTTCCTGACCGACCTGGACCGCGACCACGTCGACATCCGGCCGATCCGGAAGATGGGGCGCAACGCGGTCAGCTCCAACGAGCTGTTCATCGACGACCTCATGGTGCCCGCCGAGCACCGCGTCGGAGACGAGGGCAAGGGGTTCAAGTACATCCTCGACGGGCTCAACCCCGAGCGGATGCTGATTGCCGCCGAGGCTCTCGGTATCGGTCGCGTCGCGCTGGAGAAGGCCGTCAAGTACGGCAACGAACGGCATGTGTTCAACCGCCCTATCGGCATGAACCAGGGGCTGCAGTTCCCGCTCGCCGATTCGCTGGCCCGCCTCGACGCCGCCGAACTGGTGCTGCGCAAGGCCACCTGGCTCTACGACAACGGCAAACCGTGCGGGCGTGAGGCGAACACCGCGAAGTACCTCTGCGCCGATGCCGGTTTCGGCGCCGCCGACCGCGCGCTGCAGCTGCACGGCGGAATGGGCTACTCCGAGGAGTACCACGTGTCGCGGTACTTCCGGGAGTCCCGCCTGATGAAAATCGCGCCGGTCAGCCAGGAGATGATCCTGAACTTCCTCGGCGAGCACGTCCTCGGTCTGCCCAGGAGCTACTGATGACGCGGCGGCATGGTTATCTGATCAGGTGACAGGACCAACACCCGGCGCCGCGCCACTGGCCGGCGTCACCGTCGTCGCGATGGAGCAGGCGGTGGCAGCCCCGATGTGCACCAGGGTGCTCGCCGACTTCGGTGCCCGCATCATCAAGGTGGAGAACCCGAACGGCGGTGATTTCGCCCGAGACTACGACGACGTCGTCAACGGGCCGGGCGGCCTGGCGGCCCACTTCGTGTGGTGTAACCGAGGAAAGGAATCGGTCACTCTGAACACGAAATCTCCTGCCGGACTGGAGATCCTGCATCGTCTG carries:
- a CDS encoding acyl-CoA dehydrogenase family protein, giving the protein MSFELTEDQELIRKSVAELCSRFDDHYWMEKDQNHEFPQEFYDAISKGGWLGMTIPEEYGGHGLGITEATLLLEEVSRSGAAMNGASAIHLSIFGMQPVVKHGSDELKAATLPRIVNGDLHVCFGVTEPGAGLDTSRITTFAKREGDHYRVNGRKVWISKALESEKVLLLTRTESLESIEARGGKKTDGMTLFLTDLDRDHVDIRPIRKMGRNAVSSNELFIDDLMVPAEHRVGDEGKGFKYILDGLNPERMLIAAEALGIGRVALEKAVKYGNERHVFNRPIGMNQGLQFPLADSLARLDAAELVLRKATWLYDNGKPCGREANTAKYLCADAGFGAADRALQLHGGMGYSEEYHVSRYFRESRLMKIAPVSQEMILNFLGEHVLGLPRSY